A window of the Phaseolus vulgaris cultivar G19833 chromosome 5, P. vulgaris v2.0, whole genome shotgun sequence genome harbors these coding sequences:
- the LOC137835298 gene encoding COP1-interacting protein 7: MDPNTRLDHALFQLTPTRTRCDLVVAGGGVTERLASGLLEPFLSHLKSAKDQISKGGYSITLRPPGGYAPWFTKATLQRFVRFISSPEVLERFVTIEKEIVQIEEGSIQSSERSNLVAEAEDGRVRRSTTSSKLKDEQAGTNEDGHEENSRVRLQRVLDNRKAMLCKEQAMAYARALVAGFYPESVDDLICFADAFGASRLREACINFLELCKQKNEDKLWIDEIAAMQASAQRELPYLRTSGIILAGEDDTSSKLNGLVDASISESTPSHASFDGQDYSLPTQGQTPSTEGRAQMPMSWPNHVPQYIQNFQGHAFQQMPPYQGFLYPGMQVPPSYYPGNMHWPPSVEDSHIVHDRDKDYHKSSYKKKKKKKHSQVLEQSEEESSTASSDSSYESDSDNHSSQGKKQSSKEHRYKKKHGKKSSRKVVIRNINYITSNGDGEKGGVTEGSLSNEDEFINGDSLKQQVEEAVGSLERRDKSSSRHHKKHHSSKHPGMINGLTDTDSNGTKINNNWDAFQNLLLRDDDSALDAEEQPLKLQEEYMANQKFENGRSNEFNHEPDITRVISNDSFVVTEREFNSESQNRVDNFKEGKDALSLMKKNNSTDAEMLFSRRNDESVSYSMSTLTGNGPASSLTKCQKEEDWFIINQSDKPRNEDKNRDFRIFSGVATSQTTDSLLLEKNKKDIMTDDSFMIQARPSEDQFNSQSAADLSLVSDIVGATEFMNITQEGLHNKTETLNSHEPQDLFMVLDRDSAAERSVAPWSMEMDYENNISLSEANRKLSEVETDQNHPSNNEGTNTKTPGVKNGKVSSKEVKSKAINASLGKSKSAITSRSKSSPGTRTGVVKSKSEKEEENRKKKEDLMIQRQKRITERSASKKTGIETKTSLTSAKKGNPKIHPSNEETKKLNKPVLRNSTVERLAAARVSQPKVSPSQAKSGPTKKPPLKANGVPLQKTTSTEKKKQGSKEIKSSSRKQDMKKTNGDVLPSTNGKAKNEMEVSGALPVNSGAAQSVEPNNSNLDLKDNGEPIKTSEKHTTYMISEREHVPGNVGQTKVDSALPNHDRALQGDEEVSNKFSQLQGDNKPQHITTDAITNPTAALPSKPITVYAVNSKINQEIDESNATLPNVTEKQISTPPPSNQLMSEPVHSRKKWNTDEDSSKPAKGFRKLLFFGRKS, translated from the exons ATGGACCCAAACACTCGTCTTGATCATGCCCTCTTTCAGCTCACTCCAACCAGAACCAG GTGTGACCTTGTTGTTGCTGGTGGAGGTGTGACTGAAAGACTGGCTTCTGGGCTGTTAGAACCGTTTCTTTCTCACCTGAAGAGTGCCAAGGATCAGATTTCCAAAGGTGGCTATTCCATCACTCTGCGTCCACCTGGTGGATATGCTCCCTGGTTCACCAAAGCGACCCTCCAAAG GTTTGTTAGATTTATAAGCTCTCCAGAAGTTCTAGAGAGGTTTGTGACAATAGAGAAAGAGATTGTGCAGATTGAAGAAGGGTCGATTCAGTCAAGTGAGAGGAGCAATTTGGTGGCAGAAGCAGAAG ATGGACGTGTCAGAAGGTCAACAACTTCCTCTAAG TTGAAAGATGAGCAAGCTGGAACCAATGAAGATGGACATGAAGAAAATTCCAG AGTTCGCCTTCAACGTGTTCTAGATAATCGTAAAGCTATGCTTTGCAAAGAACAAGCAATGGCCTATGCCCGTGCTCTAGTTGCAGGATTTTACCCAGAATCTGTGGATGATCTTATATGTTTTGCTGATGCATTTGGAGCTTCACGTTTAAG GGAAGCATGCATAAATTTCTTAGAGCTGTGCAAACAAAAGAATGAAGACAAGCTCTGGATAGATGAGATCGCAGCCATGCAGGCATCTGCTCAGCGTGAATTGCCATACTTAAGGACATCTGGAATCATACTTGCTGGTGAAGATGATACAAGCAGTAAATTAAATGGCTTAGTTGATGCCTCAATTTCCGAGTCAACGCCAAGTCATGCAAGTTTCGACGGCCAAG ATTATAGCTTGCCTACACAAGGTCAAACACCATCAACAGAGGGAAGAGCTCAAATGCCAATGTCCTGGCCAAACCATGTACCTCAGTACATTCAAAACTTTCAGGGTCATGCATTTCAACAAATGCCCCCATACCAAGGGTTCCTCTATCCTGGTATGCAGGTTCCTCCTTCATATTATCCAGGGAATATGCATTGGCCTCCAAGTGTGGAAGACTCTCATATTGTTCATGACCGAGACAAGGATTACCATAAATCCTCatataagaagaagaagaagaagaaacattCTCAAGTATTGGAGCAGTCTGAAGAAGAAAGCTCCACAGCATCCTCTGACTCCAGTTATGAGAGTGATTCGGATAACCATTCAAGCCAAGGTAAAAAGCAATCTTCAAAAGAACATCGGTACAAAAAGAAGCATGGCAAGAAGTCCTCAAGGAAAGTAGTCATACGCAATATAAACTATATAACCTCTAATGGAGATGGTGAGAAGGGTGGTGTCACAGAGGGGAGTTTGTCCAATGAGGATGAATTCATCAATGGAGATTCCCTCAAACAGCAGGTAGAGGAAGCTGTAGGATCATTGGAGAGAAGAGATAAGTCAAGCTCCCGTCACCATAAGAAACACCATAGTTCAAAACACCCTGGCATGATAAATGGTTTAACAGATACTGATTCCAATGGCACAAAGATCAATAACAACTGGGACGCTTTCCAGAATCTTCTTTTGAGAGATGATGATTCAGCTCTTGATGCAGAAGAACAACCTTTGAAGCTTCAGGAGGAATATATGGCCAATCAGAAGTTTGAGAATGGAAGGTCAAATGAATTTAATCATGAACCTGACATTACTCGAGTAATTTCAAATGATTCCTTTGTTGTGACTGAGAGGGAATTCAATAGTGAGAGTCAAAATCGTGTTGATAACTTTAAGGAAGGAAAGGATGCACTTTCCTTGATGAAGAAAAATAATAGCACAGATGCAGAGATGCTGTTTTCTCGGAGAAATGATGAATCGGTTAGCTATTCCATGTCCACTCTGACTGGCAATGGCCCAGCATCTTCCCTCACTAAATGCCAGAAAGAAGAGGATTGGTTCATTATCAATCAGTCTGATAAACCAAGAAATGAGGATAAGAACCGAGATTTCAGAATATTTAGCGGCGTTGCTACATCACAAACTACTGATTCACTTCTCTTAGAGAAAAACAAGAAAGACATTATGACTGATGATTCTTTTATGATTCAAGCTCGACCATCAGAAGATCAATTCAATTCTCAGTCAGCAGCTGATCTAAGTTTGGTTTCGGACATTGTTGGGGCTACTGAGTTCATGAACATCACACAAGAAGGTTTACACAATAAGACTGAAACCTTAAATTCCCATGAGCCCCAAGACCTGTTCATGGTTCTTGATCGTGATTCAGCGGCAGAGCGAAGTGTGGCTCCCTGGAGCATGGAAATGGATTATGAGAATAACATTTCTTTAAGTGAAGCTAATAGAAAGCTTTCTGAAGTTGAAACAGATCAAAATCATCCATCTAATAATGAGGGTACTAATACAAAAACTCCTGGAGTGAAAAATGGAAAAGTTTCAAGTAAAGAAGTAAAGTCTAAGGCTATAAATGCATCTCTTGGTAAAAGCAAGTCTGCTATCACATCAAGAAGCAAATCATCCCCAGGAACCAGAACTGGTGTTGTAAAGAGCAAATCTGAGAAG GAGGaggaaaatagaaagaaaaaggaGGATTTGATGATTCAGCGGCAGAAAAGAATTACTGAAAGAAGTGCTTCTAAGAAGACTGGAATTGAAACCAAGACTTCCTTGACATCTGCAAAGAAAGGGAATCCTAAGATACATCCATCCAATGAGGAGACTAAGAAATTGAACAAACCAGTCCTCAGGAATTCCACCGTCGAACGCCTTGCAGCTGCTCGAGTAAGTCAGCCAAAGGTTTCACCAAGTCAAGCAAAATCTGGACCAACCAAGAAACCACCCTTGAAGGCAAATGGTGTACCTTTGCAGAAGACTACTAGCACAGAAAAGAAGAAGCAGGGCTCAAAAGAAATCAAATCTTCAAGTCGAAAACAAGACATGAAGAAAACAAATGGGGATGTTCTTCCCTCCACTAATGGCAAGGCTAAGAATGAAATGGAAGTCTCAGGTGCATTGCCAGTGAACTCTGGTGCTGCACAATCTGTTGAACCAAATAACAGTAATCTTGATTTGAAAGATAATGGAGAGCCAATCAAGACATCAGAGAAACACACAACATATATGATTTCAGAAAGAGAGCATGTGCCTGGAAATGTTGGCCAGACTAAGGTGGACTCAGCTTTGCCAAATCACGATCGCGCACTGCAAGGAGATGAAGAAGTGTCAAACAAGTTTTCTCAACTTCAAGGTGATAACAAACCTCAACATATTACTACTGATGCGATCACAAATCCTACAGCTGCATTACCCAGCAAACCCATTACAGTTTATGCTGTGAACTCAAAGATTAATCAAGAAATAGATGAAAGCAATGCTACCTTGCCTAATGTCACCGAGAAACAAATTTCTACCCCTCCGCCCAGTAACCAACTGATGTCAGAACCAGTCCACTCCAGGAAAAAATGGAACACTGATGAGGACTCTTCAAAACCAGCAAAAGGATTTCGTAAGCTTCTATTCTTTGGAAGAAAGAGCTGA